The DNA segment TGAGTATCCAGTGAAGCAAGATATCCAGTACAACAAGAATGCTACGTTAACTATTAATTTAACACCGTTCCAAACGGAAGAGAATAATACGAAACAAGCGGAAGAATCTAATACAAAACAAGCAGAAGAAGATAATGCGAAACAAACAGAAGAAGTTGATTCAAATACTGTTGCAGGACAAGAAACAAAGAATACCAATAGCATTACTACAAAAGTAGAAGATGTTTTAGCACCTCAAAATGCTACTTATGATATGACATTTTCTATGCAGCGTAAAACTGGTGAAACTTATCAGTTAGCGTTTGAGAGAAGAGCTGTTGGTACAGAAGACAACTGGAGCACATGGACAACTCAAAAGATTGCAACTGATGAAAATGGTCAGATAAAGCATACAGAAACAATTTCGAAATTAGCTAAAGAAAGCTTTGATTATCGTATTGCTGTATATGACGCTAATGGTATATTACAGCTTTATGTTTACCAAGAGTAATAAGAAACACAGACATTCACAGAAAAACAAACTCATACAGAAGGTAGGAAATAATAATGGATTTAGTAGTTGCATGTAGCGTAATTGGCGCGGCACTGGCAATTGGGCTTGCGACTTTAGGAGCTGCAATTGGACAAGGGATTGCAGTTAGTAGAGCAACAGAAATTATCGGAAAAAACCCAAATGCAAAAAAAGAAGTCATGGGAGGTCTCTTTTTGGGACTTCTAATGATTGTTGCATTGATGCTTTTTGCACTGGCAATCGCAGTCATCTTGCTTTGGGTTAATCCGTTTATATGATGGGTGAGAGCATGGAGCAAATGATTCAAACAATAGTCCTTTACGGTATTTTTGCAGTAGGTTTCTTATACTTGTTATATTTTACAATGCGAAAATTAGAAAATATTTTAACCAGCTTTTTTTACGAAATTGGCCAAGATAAATCTCTTGAAAAAGAGAGTCTCTTGCGCCGATTGAAACGACAAAAAGTTGCTACAACACAAGAAGAACTTAAAAACCAACAATTAGTTATTGAAGCAGAACACAAAGAAGAAATGTTTTTAGAAGAAATTGATCAGTTGATTGCTCAAAATAGAGAGTATGAAAAGCAACTTCATATGGTACAAAACGAACAAATTCAAACTATCACGGAAATTCCAAAAATGGAAACAACTCCGCATGCACCATTCAAACCATTGAGTAGTTATGTTAATGAAATCCTTCAGCAAGTTTTTATTGAGTCTGAAGAAGATGAAAAACAACTATTTAGCGAATCAATTCATGAATTTGATGCGTTAGTACGTGCAGAAAAAATCCGCTTGGCACTTCCATACAAAGTGATATTACGCTTGTTCGATATGTATAATCCAGAACAATTGAAACTATTTACAAGTTCATTCCAAAAATTCAATGAACGTTCAAGCAAACTTGCTGTGAAGCAAATTTTCCAAAGTAGTTATTTATCGCC comes from the Listeria welshimeri serovar 6b str. SLCC5334 genome and includes:
- a CDS encoding ATP synthase F0 subunit C (Produces ATP from ADP in the presence of a proton gradient across the membrane. Subunit C is part of the membrane proton channel F0), producing the protein MDLVVACSVIGAALAIGLATLGAAIGQGIAVSRATEIIGKNPNAKKEVMGGLFLGLLMIVALMLFALAIAVILLWVNPFI
- a CDS encoding F0F1 ATP synthase subunit delta; this translates as MEQMIQTIVLYGIFAVGFLYLLYFTMRKLENILTSFFYEIGQDKSLEKESLLRRLKRQKVATTQEELKNQQLVIEAEHKEEMFLEEIDQLIAQNREYEKQLHMVQNEQIQTITEIPKMETTPHAPFKPLSSYVNEILQQVFIESEEDEKQLFSESIHEFDALVRAEKIRLALPYKVILRLFDMYNPEQLKLFTSSFQKFNERSSKLAVKQIFQSSYLSPEQKLKVMREDGTLDELDPEFVQFLFYMITHYSYRQTRSLYRNYLEVYNIHFYTGLIYVKVASKESANHFEELWQPAHASYKIEYQVQKELIGGVIINYGRKSIDMSYQELIKRTTEKMEAEVKS